AATGGTATCAACGATGATCTTTTGACACGTTACATCGACCTCGGTAACTACATCCGACACCCTGGTCTTTACGTTGATGACATGTTCTTTCTCAAACTTTTCTTTTGCAAAAATACCTGCCTTTTTTGCTGCTTCACAGATCAATTTCATTTTTTCAACTCCTCTCTCAACTTAAAAATCTCGTCCCTCAACTTTGCCGCATCTTCATATCGAAGTTCACTCGCTGCTCTGTACATCTCTTCCTCAAGAAGAGCCACATACTCCTCTTTTGTGAGATTTTTGGCAAACTCAGTATAATCAATCTGTTGAGGTTGCTCCATGTATTTTTCGAATATCTCTATTTGAAGTGGTTTGACTATTGTTCTTGGTATTATACCGTGTTTTTCATTGTACTCGATCTGTATCCTCCTTCTTCGATTTGTCTCTTCAATAGCTCTCTGCATTGCCGGGGTCACTCTGTCTGCATACATGAGTACTTTACCATTCAAATTTCTGGCAACTCTTCCTATAATTTGAATCAATGTGGTTTCAGATCTTAGAAATCCTTCTTTATCAGAATCGAGTATGGCAACCATGGACACCTCAGGAAGATCAAGACCTTCTCTGAGCAAATTTATACCAACAACTACATCCACATCACCACGTCGGAGTTTCTTGAGCACCTCGATTCTTTGAATTGCATCGAGCTCCGAATGAATGTAAAGTGATCTTATGCCAAGTTCAGTGAGATATTCACTCAGTCTTTCGGCAGTTTTCTTGGTGAGAACAGTCACGAGCGCTCTTTCCTTGCGTTCAACGATCCTGCGTATTTCGTTCACAAGATCATCGACCTGGTATTTGGTTGGCCTTACTTCCACTTCGGGGTCAACAAGTCCTGTAGGTCGAATTATTTGTTCAACGATTTGTTCACTCACTTGGTATTCAAAAGGACCTGGTGTTGCCGAAACAAATATCACCTGTGGAACTTTTTTCAAAAATTCCTCAAAGGTTAAAGGTCTGTTGTCAAAGGCAGATGGCAATCTAAAGCCGTAATCTACAAGATTCTTTTTTCTTGAATAATCACCTCTCCACATTGCCCTCAATTGTGGTACAGCGATATGAGATTCATCAATGAAAACGATCAGATCTTTATCAAAATAATCCAACAACGTATAAGGAGGCTCTCCTGGTGCTCTTCCATCGAAGTGTCTCGAATAATTTTCGATACCCGGGCAAAAACCAAGAGCTGACAGTAATTCTATATCGTGCATCGTTCTTTGTTCAAGTCTTTGGGCTTCTAAAAGCTTTCCTTGATTTTTCAATTCATTCAACCTCTGTTCAAGCTCGATTTTTATTGACTGAATAGCCCTTTGAAGTTTTTCCTCCGTTGTTATAAATTCTAT
The DNA window shown above is from Thermotoga profunda AZM34c06 and carries:
- the uvrB gene encoding excinuclease ABC subunit UvrB gives rise to the protein MFKLVSEYQPTGDQPQAIERLVNGTKKGYRFQTLVGVTGSGKTFTMANVISSLNKPALVISPNKTLAAQLYGEFKGFFPENKVEYFISYYDYYQPEAYIPTRDLYIEKNADINDVLVRMRMSTLKSVRTRRDVVVVASVSSIYASGDPVDFDKMNIQLHVGQKISPHLIAQQLARIGYTRSSEITVKGCFRLSGDVMEIYPTYQDEGVRVEFFGSTIEKIESFDKLNRSCIENFSKSTIYPAIEFITTEEKLQRAIQSIKIELEQRLNELKNQGKLLEAQRLEQRTMHDIELLSALGFCPGIENYSRHFDGRAPGEPPYTLLDYFDKDLIVFIDESHIAVPQLRAMWRGDYSRKKNLVDYGFRLPSAFDNRPLTFEEFLKKVPQVIFVSATPGPFEYQVSEQIVEQIIRPTGLVDPEVEVRPTKYQVDDLVNEIRRIVERKERALVTVLTKKTAERLSEYLTELGIRSLYIHSELDAIQRIEVLKKLRRGDVDVVVGINLLREGLDLPEVSMVAILDSDKEGFLRSETTLIQIIGRVARNLNGKVLMYADRVTPAMQRAIEETNRRRRIQIEYNEKHGIIPRTIVKPLQIEIFEKYMEQPQQIDYTEFAKNLTKEEYVALLEEEMYRAASELRYEDAAKLRDEIFKLREELKK